Genomic segment of Mucilaginibacter sabulilitoris:
TAGGAAACGGAGCTCCAGGTGTTACCTACGGATTTAATGTAAATGGCGGCAACATCGGCATGACAATGGATAATTTGAGCTCTGATTTTGAGATCGCAAATGTTGAAGTTCGTAATAGCGGATTTGCGGGTATTATGGCAAAAACCGACCCTACATGCGACGCTACAACCTGGCGGGGCCATTTTACAATGAAAAATATCATCATTCATAACAACTATGTTCACAAAACAGGTGGTGAAGGGCTGTATATAGGAAATTCCTTTTATGCCGACGGGGTATCACTTGCCTGTGGTAAGGTTTTACCTCATGATGTAGTGAATGCCAAAATATACAAAAATATAACCGATTCTACCGGCTGTGAAGGTATTCAGGTGGGCAGCGCTACTTCAGGATGCTATATCTATAACAATACGGTTAAAACTCCAGGGATAAGCCCGTTTGCAAATGACCAAAACAATGGCATACAAATAGGTGAAGGTACCGGGGGCAAATGTTACAATAACCTGATCAAGAACGCGCCCGGTAACGGCATTATCCTGCTCGGCCTGGGAGATAATATATTGTTTAATAACTATATCATAAATTCAAAAGCTTACGGCATTTTTGCAGATTCAAGATACACCCCGGGGCCTCATTTTTGGTTTATAAACAATACCATCATTGCGCCAGTTTTAGGTGGTATAAAATTAAACTCCGAAACTATTCCAATGAATACAGCCATTAACAACGCTATCATACACCCAGGATCAGGCCTTTACATCATCAGAAAGAGCACCAGTGTTAAGCTTACGGCTTCAAATAATTATACAAGCACAAGTGTAAGCTCATGCAGATTTGTAAATTACGAGTCGGATAACTTTCATTTATATTCGGCATCACCGCTTATTAATAAAGGAGCAAACGCTTCAACATATGGGGTAAATTCCGATTTTTATGGTATTAAACGTCCATCGGGTAACGCCTTTGACATTGGAGCTACTGAGTATTGATATTGCCGGCAAACATCATATCCGATCCTGGTGAATAAGGTATAACTTTACAAATTGCTTTGCCTTAAGCTTCTAATTTACTATGTTTGCATAGTAATATTTATCATGAAATTCGCCTGGCTAAAATATTTACTGGTATTTGTATGTATATTTTCTATACTGGAGAGCACCGGCGTGTCAATTACTTCGATTTTTAAAAAAGCCAGCGTTTGTCAAACCGATTGCAGCCTGGTTAATGACGATGACGATGCAGCAGAAAAGACCGAAAACAAAGAAAACAACCCGAAAGAATTTTGGTCTCTAAATCCTGATCTCTTGTTGCCGCAGTTCCACATGCACGGTAAAGTAATTGATTATCCAGACGAAAAAAGCAATCATCACTTAGCCTGGGTTCCCCCTGTACCTACCCCTCCGCCAAATTATACGATTTAATTTTATTGTTACTGTTAAAAACTCTTGCCACAAAGCTGGCAGGTAAAAATATTATCAAAATTAAATCTATAAATCATGAAACTTCCCTTTCAATTCATATTGCTATTTATGTTGTTCTCAGTTGTTAGTAAAGCTACATTTGCCCAACAAGTAAATCATAATACCCTGAAAATCAACGCTACACCTATTGTCAATTCTCTCGATTATATTGTCAAGCTGCAACCCGTTAGTTATGAATATGACCATAACGGATACAAACAACTTAACTTACCAACCGGTAAACAATTTGGTTTTACTGCACATGATGCAAAACTAATAGTCCCATCTGCTGTAAGTAACCGCAATCACTGGTATCCAGCAGGCAAGGGCAATCAACGTGCAATTACCACACAAGAGGTTAACCTTGAAAAATTAGTGCCGTTATTAGTTGGCGCTGTAAAAGAACAGCAGGCACAAATCAACGATCTTAGGACCGAGATAGAACAATTAAAAAAAAGCAAGTAGGCTTAATTGCATACATAAGATGTGGCAGTTGCCGCATCTTATGTATTTCGCTTTGTTCATTTGCCTTATTTATATAATAAAGTTACTGCGGCAAAATTTCGGTAGCAGCTGGTTTTGCCCCTACGCTGCTCTTAGCACCCTTAAAGCCGTACCAATAAGTAGTCGCGGCAAAATCCGACAGGCCATTTTCCCAGCCGAGGGTTTCTAAGGTGTAACGAAAGGAACGATTAAACGTCACACCGTCAAGATTTCTGGTACGGGTGAACGTATTGTACCCGTAGGAGTCCGGGTTATCGGCCCGTGGTGCGTTGGCAAAGGGCGTTTGATACAGCACTACCGGCGCCCAGGAAGTGTTATAGTAATCTTCCGTTCCTGTGCCAAATTCTACAGGAAATTTAGCGCCATCCGACCATATCTTCTGATCTCCCTCGCCGTACCATTTATGCATGTGGTTGTAAACTGCTAAAACATCTCCCAGGAAAATACCCTTGCCGGTAATCGCGTTTAACTCCCAGTCGGCAGGTCTGTCTTTTTCGGTTTGTTTTATGGCTACGTTATTTTCATTTTTCCAATCCGCATGAAAATACATACTGCGATTATCCCAATGCCACTTATCAGAAACGACCGACAAAGAAGCCTGGATAGCAACGGCGCCTTTATTCAACAGCGTAATTTTGGCCGATTTTTGATAAGGCATTACCCAGCGGCTAATCACCGTTCCATCGGCGCTAACTGTTCTGTACCAGCTTTGCAGCTGCTTACCGCCAACACCACTGCCAGAAAAATCGCCTACCGGACACCAGACTGTTTGTTGTCCGTCAAACTCAATAGATAGTATAGTCGAACGTAAAGCCTGTTCATAGTCTTCATTTTTTGAGGTTTTGATTTTCAGCGTAATCAAACGTACAGCCTGCGATCTGGAAGGTAAATTCAAAGATGCCTTTGCTGCCGGAAGAATTGTACAGTCCATTTCTGATTTTCGCCCGGGAATGGTATTTGTCGGGGTCAACAGCTTTTGATCAACCGAATCTGCAAGTTCTTTGAGTTTTTTTAACCCGGACAGGGTAAACGTTCCCACTTTGGTATCTGGCGAATAAGTTCGGTAATTTATCTGATAATAACGTGGCTGGTTATCCGTGTCCAGATCTTCCCAGGTAATTTTGCAATGTTTTGCATAAGGCATGGGCAAATAGAGTGTGCTCCCTCCTTTTTCTTTAGCTTCATAACTGGAATGTGGCTCCAGCAAAGCTTTTCCTAACGGCAACCCGCTTTTCATAAGATCATAGGCTGGGATAACCAATTCTGGTTCGGTATTGCGGTCAAAATAGATCCGGATATTTCCGTTGCGCCGGAAAGTTGTAAGCCAAAATCTGACAACAGCACCGGGGCCATCGGCATCCATCATTACCTTTTCCTTGCGTCCATTCACTTGTTCCGTCCTGATGTATTGTGACCGGTCATCATTGGCAAACCATCCTGGTTGATCGGGCGATACAGAATTTCTGTCGTAACTGCTGGCTTGCATCGTTGTATATACAGGTGCGGGCCATCTGGCAACTGCGCCGGCATATGTCATTTCCCTGAGCAGGGTTTTCAAACTAACACTTGTTTGTGCAGAGCAATGGCCATAATAAAACAGGAATAACGCCGCAATTCCCGGCCAAAACATAATTTTCATTCTCATAATTTATTCAGGTGTCAGTTCTTTAGTGTATTTGGGACTTAATTGTGAAATAAGGCTGTATATTAATTTCTAAGAACAAATTGCCAGCCCCTGCTCAAATCAGTTTTTTTAAATGTACAATTTTCTTACAACCCACAACAAACGAAACTCAATGCTAATATTTTCAGATTGTTACCTGACTATAAAACAGCTGCCTAAAGCAACCTTTCGCCTGTAGATAACGAATAATAAAGGTGTTAGCTAACAGGAACATGAGCATTAAAAACAACGTCCAATTAAAACTGCCGGTCATTGCGCAAAAAGGTCGCTTGAATGATAAATTGGTACAGCTTATATGTGCGCCATTATTCTGGATATTAGCCATCAGCGCAATTATACGATACGTTTATTACTCCGTATTGCTTAATACCATTGCCGTTGATTCGGCATCTTATTTAAACTTTCATGCCAACATACTGCTAGGCGAAACAGATGGCCGCCGCACACCGGTCTATCCGTATTTTATAAAACTGATTAACCTGTTTGGCAGCCAAAGCCTTATTGACCATATTGTTACCGCGCAAATTTTAATATCTTTTTTATCCATTATTCTGTTTTACAAAATAGTACGCACGTTTTTTAAAAGCCGTATTATGATATTCGTTGCTTCAATATCGTATGGTGCAATGCTGCCAATTATCAATTTTGATAAAATGGTACTTACCGAATCGCTCTCCGTTACCTTCGGCTTAATTTTCATGTATATGGTGATTAACTATCTGCAAAAGCCTGCTCATTTAAAAGCCTGGCTGCTTACCTTGTTTGTATTTATAGCCATCATGCTGCGCCCTTCGTTTATCTATTTGCTGCCTTTGGTAATAGTTTTTTGGGGGCTAAGATTGCTGATATTCAAAAAAGATCGCAGCATGTGTCTGTCTGGTTTGGCGGCATCAGTAGTTGTGATATTTTTAATACTGGGCTATTCCGTTTTAAATAAAAGGAACAATGGTTTTAACGGCATCTCGCAGATAAGCAACGGCAATCAAATGGCTGTTATTGTCGGTGCTAACATTTACATGTACGGTAACGACACCGAAATATCGACGGCCGTAAAATACAATTCAGAGCTCGAACAAAAGTACCCAGGCAAACATGTTAGCGGAATAAACATTATGCAACGGTTTGATCCGGACAGGGTTCATATTTTTATTGTTAATTGTATAAAAAACCGGCCTGTGGCTTATATGCAATATATTGGCAGTAAACTGTTCGATCTGCAGGCTGTTAACATATTTACCAATTACGCTGGGCATAAGCGAAGCTCTTTGGCGTTTAAGATAGAGAAGGCTGAATATTCAATATTTTATATAACCTTTAATATCCTTTACTTTTTTATTTTGCTTGACCTGATTCTGATCATTATCGTATGGATCAAAAACAGACAAACTCCCTGGTTTAACATGGTGCTTTGGCTGCTTATTTGCGGCCAGATGACGATAGCCATCCTGGGTGGCTACTCTGAATACCAGCGACTTATCCTGGCTATTATTCCCGCATTGCTTATCGCATCGTTTTCTTATATTGATAAAATATATTTCATGGTTGATATAAAAAGGCGTTCTGTGTTGGTTTAATATACCGGCTTGTCATGATATTTGGTTTGAAAATAGATTGTCGCAAAATCCCCCTTAATTTGTCATTTTCAGCACGTTGCTTTTTATAATGTTCACGTTATGTTTGTATTATAAAATCAACTAATAGAATTATTTACCTTAAGACAAATAAAATGACTACAACAGAAAAAACATCCATTACTGTAGAAGCTACCGTTAATGCCCAAGTTGAAAAAGTTTGGAAAACTTGGAGCGATCCTGAACATATTGTTAAATGGTGTAGCCCATCTGACGACTGGCACACCCCCAGGGCAGAAAACGATCTGCGCGAAGGTGGTAAATTCTTGTCGAGAATGGAGGCTAAAGACGGGAGCTTCGGTTTTGATTTCGGAGGTGTGTACGACCGCGTAAAAACCAACGAAGAAATAGCCTATACCATCGGCGATGGACGGAAAGTAGAAATCTGGTTTACTCCGGATGGAGATACCACAAGAGTAAAGGAAACCTTTGAAGCAGAAGATATCAACCCTATTGAAATGCAGCAAGGCGGCTGGCAAGCTATTTTGAACAATTTCAAAAGCTATACCGAATCGTTAAAATAACGGAGCGGTATAGAACATCATCACAAATAAATTAAATGATTATGAATACCCTGGATAAACAATTTAGAGCAATGCTGCAAAAAAGCCCTAATAAGGGAGGCTGGACTTATTTGGTTTGGCCCGGTTCTGTTGAGTTTTTTGGAACAAAGGGTTTAGTGAAAGTAAAAGGCCTGGTTGACGGTCACCCATTTCAAAGCTCATTTATGGCCCTCGGCAACGGTACGCACAAATTACCTATAAAAGCCGATCTGCGTAAGTTGATTTCAAAAGATGTTGGTGATATGGTGACCATAGATTTGCAGGAACGTTTATAACATAAATAAATCCTGCGGAAATTATAAAGCCTTTCAGTATTGCTGAAAGGCTTTTGAATATGAATAAGGTTTTAACCAATGCTGGTTTGCATTAAATTATCGGGTAATTGGCAGGTTCTGCTTCCATCTGCTGAGTAACAAGCGCTTTAATTTCAGGAATAATTGACAGGTCTACTTCGCCATACGCTTTTTTCATTTGATCTAATGTATTCAGCCATCCCTTCACCCGTTCAGGCGTTGGCTTTTCTTTGTTTTTCAACAGCTCTAAAGCTTCCTGGCCAATTAGCGCGGCTGTATACAGCTTTTTAGCATTTTCATTAATATCATTATTTATCAATCCGCTATTGATTAGTGGTTCCAATGCGGTATTATTAGCTTTCCATTTTTCAAGTTGTGCGGCAATCAGTCCGGCATCTGTTTCATTTGGGCTATTCAGGTAATGTTTCACGGTCATTCGAAACTGTCTTTGTATCTCCGAATCAACAAAAACAATATCCGATACATCCGTTAAAGGGGCCGTTTGGTAGGTGGCATTTAATGGCTTTGTCATTCGGGCGAAAAGTTTTTTATAGCCTTTTACCGGGGTTAAAACATCAGTAAGTGTTTTTAGTGGTGTAATATCTCTACCTCTTGTAATACGCCTCAAACCGCGTTCATAACTGCTGATATGTTGCACCCCTATTTCATCTAATTGTGTATTGATCAGAAACAGGCGGCGATACATATCATCAATATCTTTTACCTGTTCAGGCGACCAAAGTCTTTCAGCAATGGCAGCCGCCCTCGGCCATATCCTGGTTTCTATATTGTCTTTATCAACTGCTTCAGCCCATTGAGCAGCTTCACCGCCAATAACTTTTGATGCAAGCGTATCCGAAAGCTTATCAACCAGCAAATCATTCTGGTAATGCGTATAGGCCGGCATAAAAACGTCCAGATAGAAGCCTTTGGAAACAATAACAGGATGCCCGAGTTTGGCGGCAGCATTCATTTTCGAACCGTCTGTCCACACCTGCACGGCTACATCTTTAGGCAGGTTTTCGGATAAAAGCTCCTCCCAGCCTATGGTATGTACGTGATGTTTGGTTAACAGCCGCTGCACCCGGTTTACAAAATATGCTTGTAGCGCATGGGTGTCAGGAATATTGTTTTTTTTCATAAAGGCTGCTATATCAGGATTGTTTTTCCATGATACGCCATTGTTTTCATCAGCGCCAATGTGCATGTAAGGTGAGTCAAAAAGTAAGGACATTTCTCCTAAAAATTTATCCAGAAAAATATAAGTGGACTCTTTAGAAGGATCAAAAGAGGGGGTTGGGCTGGTATTGATCATATTCATAATATCCATTGGCTTGCCTGTAAACGCGAAACGCGGACCTGGCTGATACATTGCGCCCGGAGTACTTGACAGATACGGATACCCTGCCAAAAAACTGGTAGTATGCCCGGGCATATCAAATTCAGGCACTATTATAATACCCCGTTTCTTAGCATAGGTAATCAGTTCCCTGATCTGTGCCTGTGTAAAATATTCGCCATAAGAACCTTTTTTTTGTAGCCCGGGATAAACTTTTGATTCTATCCTGAAACCTTCATCATCAGAAAGGTGCAAGTGCAATATGTTCATTTTTACCGCTGTCATAGCGTCGATGTTCCGTTCAATTACATCAACCGGAATAAAGTGACGAGCCACGTCTATCATCAGGCCGCGCCATACAAAACGAGGACTATCCTGAATATTAACCGCCGGTAAAAAGAAACCCTCCTGATCATGCTGTACCAATTGTAAAAAGGTTTCGAGCCCGTGTAAAGCACCTATGGTTTCAGGAGCTTCCAATACGATGTTTTTGGTGCTTACCGTTAAGGAATATGACTCATCCCTGCCTATTTTCATCCCCTTCTTATGTTTTACATTTATTATAAACAAACTGGTATCGCTTACATCTTTAACCGTTATACGCTGCTGCCCAAAATACAGCGCTGTACGCCTGTTAAGTGTTTGGAACGCACGGTTAACAGCAAAATACAATATACTATCACCTGGGTCAGTTTTTACGGCTATGGTAAAGTTGGCCATTAGCGCGAAACGTCCACTGGTAAAATTTATATGCTGCGGAACCGGTAAAAGGGTGACGGTTTTCATATCCTGTGCATTAATTTTTAAAGCCACAAGCAACAGAAAAAGGGTTTGCAAAATTTTTCTCATGATGATAAGGGTTTAAGATTATTTAATATTTTGATGCCTTTGGCGGTACAAATGCCTCTTAAATAAATGGTAAGGGTATTTGCTACCAGGTCAAAGGGTGAAAGTTCAAACTTGTCATACTGTCCTGTTCGGGTGAGGGAGCGATACAATAATCCCAAAGTCTCCAATACCACGGGCTCGTGGAGTTCCGGATGAAAATAACCCTGGTCTATTCCATCTTTTATAGCGTTTATAATAAACTTGTGATATATTTCCTGATATTTTGAAAGTACATTATCATGAATTTCGGGGTAATAATAATTAAGGTCATGGTAAAATACAGGCGCCGCTTTAAAATCCTCTTCCAGACCTTTAAAAAATATAAAGAACAACCGATTTGCCGGATCCATATCCGACCTTCCAAAATCATTAAACTCCTGGCTCATCCTTCCATAATGTATTACCAGACAAGCCTCTAAAAGCTCTTCCTTGCTATTAAAATGCTTATATACTGTTTTGGTAGATATACCTAATGGCGCAATGATTTGCTGAATGGTCATTTTCCGGATGCCGTTCAGTAAAAATTGCTTAAGGGCGTTTTGAATGATATCTTCTTTAGTCATTTACAAATGGAAAATAAAATTATAAAAATATTTTCCATTTGCAAAATACTTTTGTTCGCCATCATTAGACCCGCCATGATATCGTTCCTTGATGTGAAGCAATAATGAAAATACTTTTCACTTAAAACAAAAGCCTGCAGAAAATACATTCTACAGGCTTTTTACATAAGCGTTTATTTTAATTGGGCTACTTCACCTCATCCAATTGTAAAACCACACTTGAGCGGTGACTATTTACACGCGGGTTTACGCCAACGTTCATTAAGAAATCTCCGGTTAAAACAAGGTCGCTATCCAATGATGATTTTGAACCCGGATAAAGGTTAATTTCCTTAACCTGATATTTCTTCTGCGGATCAAGGCCTTTTAAACGGATAGGCACTTTAGTACCGGCTCCATAACGATTGTTCACCAGATAGTTAAATACAACGCCTTTTGATTTGGCGGCATCGACATACATAATGCTGGCAGCATCATTATCCCACGGGCTTTGCAAACGGTATTGGTCGCCATGCCATATCGCGTCTTTTAACTCGTCATAACTTTTCAGAGCGCCATGTATATAATTCATATCCTGCTCACCCAGTTTGCTTACCACAATGTCAAAACCCAGCTTACCCATCATAGCTACATCAGTACGGAACTTGATTGGTTGCTTACCCCAATCCGTAACATGGTTTGAGCTGGTGATAGCCGGGTAGAAGTAAGAATACTCCCACTGGATAAAAATCCTTTCCAGTGGATCGGTATTATCGCTTGGCCAGTACTCAGTGAAATATTTAAGCGCGCCGTAATCAACCCGGCCTCCACCGCCCGAGCATAGCATTAAAGGAACCTTAGGATACTTTGCCCTTACACGCTCCAGCACTTTATATAAGCCGCGCACATAGTCGGTATATAAATGCGACTGGTCTTTTTTCAGGTAAGCCGAATAAGCATTGTAAATTACCGCGTTGCAATCCCACTTAATATAAGCCAGATCAGGATTTTTGGTGAACAGATCGTCAACCACACCAAATACAAAATCCTGTACTTTTGGATTAGTCAGATCAAGCACTAACTGGTTACGGAAATATTTCTCCGGACGATTAGGTTGTTTAATTACCCAATCCGGATGTTTATGATACAGATCACTGGCCGGATTAATCATTTCAGGCTCAATCCAGATACCGAATTTTACGCCATTTGCCTGTGCCTCTTCAACTAACGAACTGATGCCATTTGGTAGTTTTTGTTTATTTTCCTGCCAATCGCCTAAACCGGCGTTGTCCCCATTACGCGGATATTTGTTGCCAAACCAGCCGTCGTCGAGTAAAAACAAATCAACGCCCAGTTTTTTAGTATCTTTTAATAATTCGGCAAGTTTGCTCTCATTAAAATCAAAATAGGTGGATTCCCAGTTATTTAATAATGTAAGCCTTGAGCCCTCGCCATCCACAATCTTATACTTGCGGGCCCAGCGTTGCAGCTTACGACTGGCATCGCCCTTACCCTGGTTAGAATAGGTGTAAACAAATGCCGGTGTGGTAAAATCCTCGCCGGGTTTTAAATGATACTCTGCAGCAGCATTGTTAATGCCCGGTATTATTCTCAGGTTATCGGAAACATCAAGCTCCAGGTCAATTTTAAAGTTGCCCGACCATTCCAACGCACCTAATAAAACTTTGCCCTCATCTTCGGTAGCCGGTTTATCCATTGATACCATGAACATTGATGGCTCATACAAATTGGCGCGGGTTCCCAGCTTACTGTCGATGGTTTTAATTCCATGCGTTAATTTCGCTTCTTCGGGTTGCATTTCCAGCGCCCAGTTGCCGTGATATTGTTTAAGCCAAAAACCTGCACCTTTCAAGTTTAGGTTTGCCGATGCGAATTTATTGAGTGTTACAATCCCCTTTTCGTTATGCTTGATAACCGACCATTGTTCGGTAACATCCTCTTTAAAATAGGTTTTATAAAACAACTTTACCTCAAAATCATAAACAGGGTCTTTAAGGGTGATTGTTAACAGCGATATATCATCATCAACCTTTGTAACCACATGGCTCACATAAGCCAAACTTAATGATTTATTACCATCTGCATGGGTAACTGTGATGGCGGGCTCGGCCAAATTTGCTGAACCCGACGGCGTATAGGCCGAATTCAGGATGCCCGAATCATCGGCCTGATTATACATCTTCTGAATGTTTTCATACTCTTTGGTGTTGCTCAGTTTTGCACCAAAATAAACCATCTTCAGGTTTTTGCCAGCATCGGTTTGCAGTACCAGCGCATTGTTCTGGGTTTCAACGGGGATGGTTACCGTTTGTGCAAAACTGTTACCTGCGGTAAAGGTGGCGCCAGCCAACAGGCACAAGGGTATTAAATGATTTCGAAACGTTTTTCTCACTTTTATCAGGTTATTATTTAAGGTTACTATATCAGTCTATTATTTTACTTCAAGCTTATACAAAGCGGCATCGGCAGCGCCAATTTTTATATTCATACTGGCCTGGTTACCCTGCAATAATTCACGAACAATATATTTCTTTTGCAGGGAAAGTCCTATCCTTTTTGCGTCAATTGTTAATTGCTTTGGCTCGTTTGAGTAATTAAACACAGCCAGGTAAACCGCGTTGCCAATTTTGCGTGTAAACATTTCAGAAGCGTTTTCGCCGGTGTTACCTTCTACTGGTTCAAATGCTTTACCGTTTTCAATAACTTTAAGCAACTCTTTATTCTGGTACCAGGCCTTTGCCCTAGCACTCCATTGCCCATGTTCAGAAAAATCATCGCCGGTAATAAATGTACCTGTAATAGCTGCAGAGAGCATCCGGGCACGATTGGCGCCTTTACTTTCTGTTGATAATACTACGTGATCGGCATCAACATAATTGTATAAAAAAGTTTGCCACCAGCCATAGCTTATACTGTTGAGGGTATATTGTGTATCTTTTATCGTTTTAAAAGCATCACAGGCAATACGACGAGTGTGTACATACCGGCAGGTAGCCAAGCTTGGCGAAATAGCGGCGTAGATCAGCATCTGATCGCCTAATTTATTGATCAGGTATTCCATACCTTCGCGATAAGCCTGCATACCTGTAGTAACTTTCGGGTCATAAAAATGAGTTGACTCGGCAGTGGCATGCCCTAAAAAGTCAATTTTGATCATTTTAAAGCCGCATTCCCTCAGTTTCCCGATAACAAGGTCGATATGTTGTTTGGTACCCGGGTGTGTCGGATCGATGGCGCGGGCGCCATCTATATCGTGGAAGCCGTTGCCAACCTTTGTCCATAGGTCGCCATAAGTATAATTGCTGCCCTGTACTTTTCTATCCGGACCACCTTTCCATCCCCAATCGGTAAATGGGGCCCAGTAAACGCCTGGCTGCAATCCTTTACTTTTACAGTAATCAGCAAACTGCTTCAATTTACTATAATCACCCTCCAGGCCGCCTTTCAGCATAAAATCCCAGTACGAATCCAGA
This window contains:
- a CDS encoding alpha-galactosidase, whose product is MRKTFRNHLIPLCLLAGATFTAGNSFAQTVTIPVETQNNALVLQTDAGKNLKMVYFGAKLSNTKEYENIQKMYNQADDSGILNSAYTPSGSANLAEPAITVTHADGNKSLSLAYVSHVVTKVDDDISLLTITLKDPVYDFEVKLFYKTYFKEDVTEQWSVIKHNEKGIVTLNKFASANLNLKGAGFWLKQYHGNWALEMQPEEAKLTHGIKTIDSKLGTRANLYEPSMFMVSMDKPATEDEGKVLLGALEWSGNFKIDLELDVSDNLRIIPGINNAAAEYHLKPGEDFTTPAFVYTYSNQGKGDASRKLQRWARKYKIVDGEGSRLTLLNNWESTYFDFNESKLAELLKDTKKLGVDLFLLDDGWFGNKYPRNGDNAGLGDWQENKQKLPNGISSLVEEAQANGVKFGIWIEPEMINPASDLYHKHPDWVIKQPNRPEKYFRNQLVLDLTNPKVQDFVFGVVDDLFTKNPDLAYIKWDCNAVIYNAYSAYLKKDQSHLYTDYVRGLYKVLERVRAKYPKVPLMLCSGGGGRVDYGALKYFTEYWPSDNTDPLERIFIQWEYSYFYPAITSSNHVTDWGKQPIKFRTDVAMMGKLGFDIVVSKLGEQDMNYIHGALKSYDELKDAIWHGDQYRLQSPWDNDAASIMYVDAAKSKGVVFNYLVNNRYGAGTKVPIRLKGLDPQKKYQVKEINLYPGSKSSLDSDLVLTGDFLMNVGVNPRVNSHRSSVVLQLDEVK
- a CDS encoding alpha-galactosidase, which produces MNNFIRTSSRLFIALLLLPFAVSAHLPATPKQVIITYGEGSSILYDLANGTYTVYQGKYVAYSNVTATFKINNKTAASKDYTSRVYSEALVNDGFGRGTKHVITLTGKNLTTVKQVFYTYANREFFLTQIEATGKNLKSNSITPFSGNIPAVTGDARSIFVPFDNDTFIRYNAKPFVAPFINMSAEVGAVYDNTTRNGFVVGSVEHEVWKTGVRSTAKTDSGNTVTVWSGYTEESVTRDNITHGEISGDLIRSPKIFVGYFADWRTGLEEYARANRIAEPPFVFNWTKPTPVGWNSWGVMQEKLNYEKATKVADFFADSLSNFRAGNTAFIDLDSYWDFMLKGGLEGDYSKLKQFADYCKSKGLQPGVYWAPFTDWGWKGGPDRKVQGSNYTYGDLWTKVGNGFHDIDGARAIDPTHPGTKQHIDLVIGKLRECGFKMIKIDFLGHATAESTHFYDPKVTTGMQAYREGMEYLINKLGDQMLIYAAISPSLATCRYVHTRRIACDAFKTIKDTQYTLNSISYGWWQTFLYNYVDADHVVLSTESKGANRARMLSAAITGTFITGDDFSEHGQWSARAKAWYQNKELLKVIENGKAFEPVEGNTGENASEMFTRKIGNAVYLAVFNYSNEPKQLTIDAKRIGLSLQKKYIVRELLQGNQASMNIKIGAADAALYKLEVK